The following proteins come from a genomic window of Ovis canadensis isolate MfBH-ARS-UI-01 breed Bighorn chromosome 22, ARS-UI_OviCan_v2, whole genome shotgun sequence:
- the FUOM gene encoding fucose mutarotase: MVVLKGIPALLSPELLFALARMGHGDEIVLADVNFPSSSICRGGPEEIRADGLGIPQLLEAVLQLLPLDTYVQSPAVVMEPVPSDRKNGLLAPVWTSYQSVLSRAGYEFSLGMVERFAFYERAKKAFAVVATGETALYGNLILKKGVLAPEDLC; this comes from the exons ATGGTGGTGCTCAAGGGCATCCCCGCGCTCCTGTCCCCGGAGCTGCTCTTCGCCCTGGCGCGGATGGGGCACGGAGATGAGATCG TTCTTGCAGACGTGAACTTCCCCAGCAGCTCCATCTGTAGAGGCGGCCCGGAGGAGATCCGCGCCGACG GCCTGGGCATCCCCCAGCTCCTAGAGGCCGTGCTGCAGCTGCTACCCCTGGACACCTACGTGCAGAGCCCG GCTGTGGTCATGGAGCCGGTGCCCAGCGACAGGAAGAACGGCCTGCTGGCCCCAGTGTGGACGAGCTACCAGTCTGTCCTTTCCAGGGCTGGCTATGAG TTCTCCCTGGGGATGGTGGAGAGGTTTGCGTTTTATGAACGGGCGAAAAAGGCTTTTGCTGTTGTGGCAACAGG GGAGACAGCCCTCTACGGGAATCTCATCCTCAAGAAGGGGGTGCTGGCTCCTGAAGACCTGTGCTAA
- the ECHS1 gene encoding enoyl-CoA hydratase, mitochondrial, with amino-acid sequence MAALRALLPCVRAPLRPWLFCPVQRSFASRAAFEYIITAKKGKNSNVGLIQLNRPKALNALCNGLIAELNQALQAFEEDPAVGAVVLTGGVKAFAAGADIKEMQSHTFQDCYSGGFLSHWDQLTRVKKPIIAAVNGYALGGGCELAMMCDIIYAGEKAQFGQPEILIGTIPGAGGTQRLTRAVGKSLAMEMVLTGDRISAQDAKQAGLVSKVFPVETVVEEAIQCAEKIASNSKIVTAMAKESVNAAFEMTLAEGVKLEKKLFYSTFATEDRKEGMAAFVEKRKANFKDQ; translated from the exons ATGGCCGCCTTACGTGCCCTGCTGCCCTGCGTCCGCGCCCCGCTGCGGCCCTGGCTCTTCTGCCCGGTGCAGCGCTCCTTCGCCTCGA GGGCAGCCTTTGAGTACATCATCACAGCAAAGAAGGGAAAGAACAGCAACGTGGGGTTGATCCAGCTGAACCGCCCCAAGGCCCTCAATGCGCTCTGCAATGGCCTGATCGCGGAGCTCAACCAGGCACTGCAGGCCTTCGAGGAAGACCCAGCCGTGGGGGCCGTTGTCCTCACAGGCGGGGTGAAGGCATTTGCAG CTGGAGCCGACATCAAGGAAATGCAGAGCCACACGTTCCAGGACTGTTACTCTGGCGGGTTTTTGAGCCACTGGGACCAACTCACACGTGTCAAGAAGCCGATCATAGCTGCTGTCAATGGCTATGCC CTCGGGGGCGGCTGTGAACTTGCTATGATGTGTGACATCATTTATGCTGGGGAGAAAGCCCAGTTTGGGCAGCCGGAGATTCTAATAGGAACCATCCCAG GTGCAGGGGGCACCCAGAGACTGACCCGTGCCGTCGGAAAGTCGCTGGCCATGGAGATGGTCCTCACTGGTGACCGGATCTCAGCCCAGGATGCCAAGCAAGCAG GTCTTGTAAGCAAAGTTTTTCCTGTTGAGACAGTGGTTGAAGAAGCCATCCAATGTGCAGAAAAAATTGCCAGCAACTCTAAGATTGTAACAGCGATGGCCAAAGAGTCGGTGAACGCAg CTTTTGAAATGACATTAGCAGAGGGCGTTAAATTGGAGAAGAAGCTCTTCTACTCAACTTTTGCCACC GAAGACCGGAAGGAAGGGATGGCCGCATttgtggagaagagaaaggccaaCTTCAAAGACCAGTGA